In a genomic window of Vespula vulgaris chromosome 13, iyVesVulg1.1, whole genome shotgun sequence:
- the LOC127068338 gene encoding trafficking protein particle complex subunit 1, whose amino-acid sequence MTIHNLYIFSRNGLLLYYAEWNRLNKSGITKEEEAKLMYGMLFSIKSFVSKISPLDPKEGFLYYKTSKYTLHYFETPSGLKFVLNTDNATQNARELLQQLYREVYLEYVVKNPLCQLNEPIQSELFKLKVDELLKKSPLFLSRSL is encoded by the exons ATGACAATTCacaatttgtatatattttcaagaaatgGCTTGTTATTGTATTATGCTGAATGGAATAGACTGAATAAATCGGGAATTACAAAAGAAGAG gaaGCAAAGCTGATGTATGGAATGTTATTCTCTATAAAGTCTTTTGTAAGTAAAATATCACCGTTGGATCCAAAGGAAggatttttgtattataaaacaaGTAAATATACTCTACATTATTTTGAAACACCATCTGGCTTAAAGTTTGTTTTAAATACGGACAATGCAACACAAAATGCGAGAGAATTGTTGCAACAATTGTATCGCGAG gtATATTTGGAGTATGTAGTGAAGAATCCTCTTTGTCAACTGAATGAACCTATTCAGAGTGAATTGTTCAAGTTAAAAGTAGAtgagttattaaaaaaatcaccATTATTTTTAAGCAGATCATTATAg